A genomic region of Aspergillus oryzae RIB40 DNA, chromosome 1 contains the following coding sequences:
- a CDS encoding HpcH/HpaI aldolase/citrate lyase family protein (citrate lyase beta subunit): MASRNALRRALLYIPGSSQRFIDKSRTLTADCVAYDLEDSVTPHKKAEARSLVRRALDQPAPSGIRERAVRINSVDSGLALADLTEVLQSPNLSTVVIPKVNSASDLTFVNDVITHTLSQQPQSQDASSRPPISLLALVESAKSLTNLTQICASTPLLQGLIFAAEDFALDLSLTRTPDLTEFLFARSMIATAARAANLPSTIDLVCTTYKSTKGDGSPPAVLEEECRGGRQLGFNGKQCIHPSQVPTVQQIFGPDSDEVQWAVRVTIADDKAAAAGRGAWTLDGKMIDVPVAEKARAIVKKAEACGFNVEELREKWRDQEPE; the protein is encoded by the exons ACATTAACAGCCGACTGCGTAGCCTACGACCTAGAAGACAGCGTGACTCCGCACAAGAAAGCGGAAGCTCGTTCCCTGGTGCGGAGAGCTCTCGACCAGCCCGCACCCTCAGGCATCCGCGAACGAGCAGTCCGCATCAACTCCGTAGACAGCGGTCTAGCCCTAGCAGACCTAACAGAAGTT CTTCAATCCCCCAATCTAAGCACAGTCGTCATCCCGAAAGTAAACTCAGCTTCCGACCTAACATTCGTCAACGACGTCATCACCCACACTCTTTCCCAGCAGCCCCAGTCCCAAGATGCCTCCTCTCGACCTCCTATCTCTCTCCTGGCTCTTGTCGAGTCGGCCAAATCTTTGACCAACCTGACCCAGATATGCGCCTCCACTCCACTCCTTCAGGGCCTGATTTTCGCCGCTGAGGATTTCGCCCTCGACCTCAGCCTTACGCGGACCCCCGATCTGACTGAATTTCTTTTCGCCCGGTCTATGATTGCTACTGCTGCGAGGGCAGCGAATCTGCCCTCTACTATCGATCTTGTCTGTACGACTTATAAATCGACTAAGGGTGATGGATCCCCGCCTGCtgttttggaagaggaatgtcGTGGTGGCAGGCAGTTGGGATTCAATGGGAAGCAGTGTATCCATCCTTCTCAGGTGCCGACTGTGCAGCAGATCTTTGGCCCGGATTCGGATGAGGTTCAGTGGGCTGTGCGGGTGACTATTGCAGATGATAAGGCGGCGGCTGCGGGTCGAGGTGCTTGGACGttggatggaaagatgatTGATGTCCCAGTTGCTGAAAAGGCCAGAGCAATTGTGAAGAAAGCCGAGGCCTGCGGTTTCAATGTTGAAGAATTGCGCGAGAAGTGGCGCGACCAGGAGCCGGAGTAA